A stretch of Brassica napus cultivar Da-Ae chromosome C6, Da-Ae, whole genome shotgun sequence DNA encodes these proteins:
- the LOC125588442 gene encoding uncharacterized mitochondrial protein AtMg00820-like: MTTRLQSGIRKPNPRYVLVTSHVIPTIPRTTTAALKHEGWKDSMTEEMDAQHKNDTMSLVPRRSDMNVLGSRWIRTIKLNPDGTVLKLKSRWVANRYDQEQGVDFVETFSPVFRTSTI; this comes from the coding sequence ATGACCACTCGTCTTCAAAGTGGCATTAGGAAACCAAACCCTCGCTATGTTCTTGTGACAAGTCATGTCATACCAACGATTCCGCGAACTACGACAGCTGCGCTGAAGCATGAGGGTTGGAAGGACTCGATGACTGAAGAAATGGATGCTCAACATAAGAATGACACTATGTCTTTAGTACCGCGACGTTCTGATATGAATGTTTTGGGAAGTCGCTGGATCCGTACCATCAAACTGAATCCTGATGGAACGGTACTGAAGCTCAAGTCTAGATGGGTTGCAAATAGGTATGATCAGGAGCAAGGTGTGGATTTTGTGGAAACGTTTAGTCCAGTTTTTCGAACGTCGACGATATGA